The genomic segment ACGAACACGTTATGCGAGCCCGTGTGGACCTCATCGCCGATCTCGGTGCGGTGCTTGACCAGGTCGTCGTAGTTCGCCGTGATGGCGCCCGCACCGAGGTTCACCCGCTCCCCGATCGTGGTGTCGCCGATGTACGACAGGTGCGGGACCTTGCTGCCCTCGCCGATCTGCGAGTTCTTCGTCTCGACGAATGTGCCGATCTTCCCGTTCGCACCCAGCGTGGTGCCGGGGCGGAGGTACGCGAACGGTCCGACGTTCGCGCCTGCCCCGATCACGGCCAGCGTCGCATCCGTACGGCGGACGACCGCCCCGGCGCCGACCTCGCAGTCGACCAACGAGGTGTCGGGGCCGATCGTCGCACCGGTGTCGATGACGGTGGCACCGGCGATGGTGGTGTTCGGCAGAAGCGTGACATCGGGCGCGAGCTTCGCATCGTCGTCGATCCACGTCGTTGCCGGGTCGACGACGGTGACTCCCTCAAGCTGCCAGCGCCGCACGATCCGCGCGTTGAGGAGACGACCGACCTGTGCCAGCTGCACGCGGTCGTTGACGCCGAAGGTCACCGACACGTCCGACACCACAGAGGCGGCGACGCGCTGACCGGCCCGGCGAAGGAGGGCGGGGACGTCGGTGAGGTACTTCTCGCCCTGCGCATTGTCGACTCCGACAGCCGGCAGGTACTCGCGCAGTGCGGCCGCCCGGAACACGTACATCCCGGCGTTGATCTCGGAGACGGCCGCCTCTTCCGCCGTGGCGTCCTTCTGCTCGACGATGCGGTCGACGTCCCCGCCGCCGTCGCGGATCACGCGCCCGTA from the Microbacterium ginsengiterrae genome contains:
- the glmU gene encoding bifunctional UDP-N-acetylglucosamine diphosphorylase/glucosamine-1-phosphate N-acetyltransferase GlmU; the encoded protein is MTENRLAIIVLAAGQGTRMRSTLPKVLHPIAGRPLVGHVLTSASRLGAEHIEVVVRHERDRVAGAITQQFPDAVIVDQDDIPGTGRAVEVALDAIPDFDGDVLILSGDTPLADAATLSAFLEEHRAAQAAATLMTAVVDDPTGYGRVIRDGGGDVDRIVEQKDATAEEAAVSEINAGMYVFRAAALREYLPAVGVDNAQGEKYLTDVPALLRRAGQRVAASVVSDVSVTFGVNDRVQLAQVGRLLNARIVRRWQLEGVTVVDPATTWIDDDAKLAPDVTLLPNTTIAGATVIDTGATIGPDTSLVDCEVGAGAVVRRTDATLAVIGAGANVGPFAYLRPGTTLGANGKIGTFVETKNSQIGEGSKVPHLSYIGDTTIGERVNLGAGAITANYDDLVKHRTEIGDEVHTGSHNVFVAPVRIGDGAKTGAGAVVRKDVPAGALALSVAPQRNVEGWVEKNRAGTGAAEAAARAGEAASRGTAE